TTCCAGCATCTACGAACAATGCTCCTTTGAGGTATTTCCAAATCGGAAAACGGTATTCGACATTGGCTTCAATGCGAATATCACCCCGACGAAATGCCTTCACATTGGTCGTATCGAGGTTCAAATTGGTCGTACCAGGTCCCAAACGCCCCAACTGAAAAGCCCGCAAACTGTTGGGTCCTCCAATAGAAAACCGCTTCACAAAAGGCACCGCATCTGAATTGCCATAAGGAATCACCAAACCCGTAGCAATCCTCGAAACCAATTCGCTTTTGGCTGTCACCATTTTGTATTTCCTAAAATCTGCTTCCACACGAGCAAACTGTGCATAGTCAATACCAAAAATTTTGAGACTATCCGTGATGTTATTAGCCCGTAGCAGTTGTTCGATATTGGAAAGTCCTGCCCCTGCAACTTCAATAGTACCTCTGAATACATCAAAATCCCTTCGTTGGTTAAGGTCTTGATTTGTAAAAGAGTAGGAATAAATAGGGCCAACAATGATTCGAGGCTGAAAGGTCAATCTTTGACGGGGGTTTTGCTGCAAATATTCATCAAACGATGGAGTTGTATTGGTAACATTTACCGAGCTAATAGACAGAGGACTGAAAGTGTGTAAATGCTGGTTGCGGCTCAACTCTTGCTGTTCTCGCCAAGTATAGCCATACGCCAAATTGTAAGAAGTAATTGTAAATTGATTGGCACTTTCGACCCGACCAAAACCTATTCGTATATTTGTAGTTGGACGGTTTTGATTCGATACTTTTGGGTGAAAACGTTTGGGGGCAAGGAATTTGGGTAAACTTAATACGGCTTCACCACTGAATTCATTGATATTGTTTCTTGGATTATCAGAGTTTGTATTGTTACCAATATTGACGGTTTGACCATAATACAGGTTGAGGTTCAGTGCTTCTGCTCCTTTAAAAGTGTTTTTATTTCGATACGTTCCGCCTACTGCAATACCCAAAAGCCCTCCTGTGCCGCTAGAAGCAAATGCACTAGCCGTTTGGTTGTTTACTTCCATATTGGTAGATACACCTTGTCGAACACTTGGAACCAAACGGATGAAAGTATTGAGTTGATTTTCAGCAATAGTATCTTTAGTGAAACCTATGGTGACAAACTTAAAAACCCCCAAACTAAACAAACGATTGATGGTATTTTGATAATCATTTTGGGAGTACAGTTTTCCTTGTTTGAGGAGCAAATGATCTACAATGGCTTGAGGTTTGAATTTTCTGGCCGCAGGTGTGATGAAGTAATAGCCATTCACAAAAGTCGTATCAGGATAGTTAAATAGTGTATCTTTTGGATTATGTTGGGTATAAACGAATACCTTACCAATCCGATAAGGCGTATGCGAACCATTTGAAGCTTGCTTGACCTTCAAGTAAACTTTGATAGAGCGGTTGATTTTGGAACTGTCTAAATCATAATGTATAAAGTTGCTACTAAAATTATAGTAACCATTGTTTCGCAAATATTGGGTAATACGGATTCTTTCTTGCTGCAATACATCGGCATCAAATTGGTCATTGGTCTGCAAATAGCTACCCCATTTTATTTCTTGAATCACCTTCGCAATCGGATTTGTTGCCGTATCAGTAGGTAGAAAAATGCTGTCAATTCGATAGGGTTTTTCTACCGATACTTTGTAGGTAACAGAAGTAGACCGATTTTTGGTAACAGTTTCATAGCTCACATTTTGCTGAAAATAACCTTTTTTTTGCAGCTTCAATGCCATCACTTGTTGTGAACGATCCAATAAAGTGCTGTCTATGAGTACAGGTGGTTGTCCCAAATTTCGCCTAAGCCATTCCCCCAAGCCCTTTTTAGCATTTCGAGTGCGGTTGTATATCCAAAGCTTCACCTTCCCAATGCCCAGAAATTTGGCATTAGGTTTCGGGCGTGATAAATTGTATAATTGTTCCTTCAAATCGGATTTATCCTTGATAGCGATATCTGATTTGAAGTCGATAAGCGTAGTTTTGTGCAGGGTTTTACCTTCGGGCAAATGACGGGTATGCGTACAACTCATTGCAGAAAACAAGCAGCACAAAAACAGCAATTTTATTAAACGTTGATTATTTTTCACAATGCTTACTAAAAACCGAGTTAAATATATAAGGTCACTCAAAATTAAGAAATATCGGCAGATGAATGCCGCTTTTGTCGTTGAAGGAGACAAAATGGTATTGGAGTTGCTGCAATCTAATATTCCGATTCAAGGTATTTATGCCTTAGAATCGTGGACACAAAAGCACCGATCTTTACTACAATCGGTAGCGGACAAAGTTATTGAAGTCAATGAGAAGGACTTGAAAAGTATCTCCAATTTGGATACACCCAATCAGGTTTTGGCTCTGGCTGCAGTACCTCCTTTTGAAGTATATCCCTCCACAATAAATCAATTTGCTTTTGTTTTAGACGATATTCAAAACCCCGGCAACTTGGGTACAATTATACGCACCGCAGATTGGCTCGGAATGACTCATCTATTTTGTTCCTCTACTTCCACAGATGCTTACAGTCCAAAAGTGGTGCAAGCAAGCATGGGATCACTCTTCAGGCTGCAATTGGTCTATACTGATCTTCCTACCTTATTCAAACGTTTTAAAGACGTGCCTGTATATGGTGCTTTGTTAGAAGGGAACAATTTGTTTTCGACTAAGTTTGAGGGGCAAGGGTTTATCTTGATGGGAAATGAAGGGCAAGGTATTGGTGATGACCTTCAATCTTATATCACTCATCCGATTACGATTCCGAAAAGAGGCAAAGCGGAGTCGCTCAATGTCGCCATTGCAGCGAGCATTATTGGGGCGGTGGCGGTGTTGGGGTAATGTCACATTTCCTTCCCAATCAAATAAACCGTATAGGCAATATAACTCCCCAAAAGAACCCCCGCTTCCCACCTGTCCAACTTTTGCCGAACACCCGTAAACATGGCAACAAACAAAAAAAGTGTTCCGCCAGCCAAAATGAAAATATCTGTATTGAAGACC
This window of the Chitinophagales bacterium genome carries:
- a CDS encoding BamA/TamA family outer membrane protein is translated as MCCLFSAMSCTHTRHLPEGKTLHKTTLIDFKSDIAIKDKSDLKEQLYNLSRPKPNAKFLGIGKVKLWIYNRTRNAKKGLGEWLRRNLGQPPVLIDSTLLDRSQQVMALKLQKKGYFQQNVSYETVTKNRSTSVTYKVSVEKPYRIDSIFLPTDTATNPIAKVIQEIKWGSYLQTNDQFDADVLQQERIRITQYLRNNGYYNFSSNFIHYDLDSSKINRSIKVYLKVKQASNGSHTPYRIGKVFVYTQHNPKDTLFNYPDTTFVNGYYFITPAARKFKPQAIVDHLLLKQGKLYSQNDYQNTINRLFSLGVFKFVTIGFTKDTIAENQLNTFIRLVPSVRQGVSTNMEVNNQTASAFASSGTGGLLGIAVGGTYRNKNTFKGAEALNLNLYYGQTVNIGNNTNSDNPRNNINEFSGEAVLSLPKFLAPKRFHPKVSNQNRPTTNIRIGFGRVESANQFTITSYNLAYGYTWREQQELSRNQHLHTFSPLSISSVNVTNTTPSFDEYLQQNPRQRLTFQPRIIVGPIYSYSFTNQDLNQRRDFDVFRGTIEVAGAGLSNIEQLLRANNITDSLKIFGIDYAQFARVEADFRKYKMVTAKSELVSRIATGLVIPYGNSDAVPFVKRFSIGGPNSLRAFQLGRLGPGTTNLNLDTTNVKAFRRGDIRIEANVEYRFPIWKYLKGALFVDAGNVWTLREENETTGGLLSFKDFWGSLGLGTGVGTRLDFGYFVLRLDFGYRLRDPRQPAGERWVADRNIVTWQFGIGYPF
- a CDS encoding RNA methyltransferase; translation: MNAAFVVEGDKMVLELLQSNIPIQGIYALESWTQKHRSLLQSVADKVIEVNEKDLKSISNLDTPNQVLALAAVPPFEVYPSTINQFAFVLDDIQNPGNLGTIIRTADWLGMTHLFCSSTSTDAYSPKVVQASMGSLFRLQLVYTDLPTLFKRFKDVPVYGALLEGNNLFSTKFEGQGFILMGNEGQGIGDDLQSYITHPITIPKRGKAESLNVAIAASIIGAVAVLG